DNA sequence from the Clostridia bacterium genome:
GATGGGAATTCGTCTACGTGGTGTACGAGGTAGTCAACGTGCTGACCATAGGGTTCATCGGAGTGAGCGGACCTGCCGAGACCATGAACCAGAGGGTTCTATTCCTAGTGGCTGGGGCTCTGCTGTGGGGCTTTCTGTCGGTGCTGTTCCATGAGGTGGCGGAGTCGGTCGCCTGGGAGAGATGGGAGGGCACCATCGAATACTCATTCATGGCGCCGCAACCTAGAAGAACTTACATGATGGGAGTGTGTTTCTGGGGGATCCTGTACGGATTCGTCCGTACAATAGTGTGTCTTGTGGCCGTGACCCTGGTGTTCAGGATATCGCTTGCCGGGGCGAACCTCTCAGGCGCGTTGCTGACACTAGCGGCATCGAGTCTGGCATTCATAGGGATGGGGCTTGCGGCTGCAGTGCTGCCACTGATCTCGCCGGAGAAGGGATCGCAGGCCGCTCACATTTTCCAGGCTGTAGTTCTCCTCGCGTCCGGGGTGTACTACGACGTGTCGGTACTGCCTGCGTGGCTCAGGCCGCTCTCCGCAATATCGCCAGCAACGTATACGCTCCGTGCCGCCAGGGCTGCTCTGCTCGATGGCGCCGGAGTGAGGCAGCTAATGCCGGATATCCTCAGGCTTCTGGCCATGGGCATTATCCTGATTCCCCTCGGTTTCCGCCTGTTTGAGCTCGCCGAGGAGTACGCGATGCGCACCGGAAAGCTGAAGAGAAACGGATGATGGCAGCGAGATGGCAGCGAGATGGCAGATATGCAGTCGAGAATGAGGTGGGCTCGAACCTCCGGACTTGATCCGGGGTTTCGAGCCCACCTCGGTTCTGCGGGCCATTTACTGCTCAATGAGTATGCTGAGCGTGCTGGCTGGAGCGTGAACTCCAATCGACAGCCTGCGGCAGGAGCTGTC
Encoded proteins:
- a CDS encoding ABC transporter permease, whose translation is MTDMLSFAEEVKSSYALVQRNVNLLRRYFGWEFVYVVYEVVNVLTIGFIGVSGPAETMNQRVLFLVAGALLWGFLSVLFHEVAESVAWERWEGTIEYSFMAPQPRRTYMMGVCFWGILYGFVRTIVCLVAVTLVFRISLAGANLSGALLTLAASSLAFIGMGLAAAVLPLISPEKGSQAAHIFQAVVLLASGVYYDVSVLPAWLRPLSAISPATYTLRAARAALLDGAGVRQLMPDILRLLAMGIILIPLGFRLFELAEEYAMRTGKLKRNG